One Watersipora subatra chromosome 4, tzWatSuba1.1, whole genome shotgun sequence genomic window carries:
- the LOC137392832 gene encoding uracil-DNA glycosylase-like isoform X2, translated as MANQTKLSSFFSVKTSSPLAQKSRNVDILTPTKRALTSNEAKGSKKLKENNPTATVLSTITSPKVVSFAPKTNGLVTRFGLSWKPCLEKEFAKDYFQKLSEFVKQEKTKHTIYPKIEDVFAWTTACRLNDVKVVILGQDPYHGVNQAHGVLLLNSVLTVRAGLANSHKDKGWETLTDAVIHYLNTNTTNTVFILWGSYAQKKGGHINKSKHCVLKGVHPSPLAAHRGFFGCKHFSQANKYLQTHNKSPVDWNLLPAQS; from the exons ATGGCAAACCAAACGAAGTTATCTtcatttttttctgttaaaaCATCTTCCCCGTTGGCTCAAAAAAGTCGTAACGTTGATATACTGACCCCTACAAAACGTGCTTTGACTTCAAACGAAGCGAAG GGCAGCAagaagttgaaagaaaataatcCAACCGCAACGGTGCTATCTACTATTACATCGCCTAAGGTAGTCTCCTTTGCACCTAAGACCAATGGCTTGGTTACAAGATTTGGCCTGTCCTGGAAGCCATGTCTTGAAAAAGAATTTGCCAAGGATTACTTTCAAAAG CTAAGTGAATttgttaaacaagaaaagaCAAAACACACCATCTATCCTAAAATCGAGGACGTGTTTGCATGGACTACAGCATGCAGATTGAATGATGTAAAGGTGGTTATACTTGGCCAAGATCCTTATCATGGAGTTAACCAGGCACATG GCGTGTTGCTGTTGAATTCTGTGCTGACAGTTCGTGCTGGCTTAGCAAATTCTCACAAAGACAAGGGATGGGAAACGCTTACTGATGCTGTTATCCACTACCTTAATACGAACACTACTAACACGGTATTCATCCTTTGGGGCAGCTATGCTCAAAAGAAAGGTGGACATATAAATAAG AGCAAGCACTGTGTACTAAAAGGAGTGCATCCATCACCACTCGCTGCTCACAGAGGCTTCTTTGGATGTAAACATTTCTCACAAGCCAATAAATACCTTCAAACTCATAATAAGTCACCAGTGGATTGGAATCTTCTACCCGCGCAAAGTTGA
- the LOC137392832 gene encoding uracil-DNA glycosylase-like isoform X1 — MANQTKLSSFFSVKTSSPLAQKSRNVDILTPTKRALTSNEAKGSKKLKENNPTATVLSTITSPKVVSFAPKTNGLVTRFGLSWKPCLEKEFAKDYFQKLSEFVKQEKTKHTIYPKIEDVFAWTTACRLNDVKVVILGQDPYHGVNQAHGLCFSVPPGVAMPPSLQNIYKELASDIPGFKAPNHGYLMGWAQQGVLLLNSVLTVRAGLANSHKDKGWETLTDAVIHYLNTNTTNTVFILWGSYAQKKGGHINKSKHCVLKGVHPSPLAAHRGFFGCKHFSQANKYLQTHNKSPVDWNLLPAQS; from the exons ATGGCAAACCAAACGAAGTTATCTtcatttttttctgttaaaaCATCTTCCCCGTTGGCTCAAAAAAGTCGTAACGTTGATATACTGACCCCTACAAAACGTGCTTTGACTTCAAACGAAGCGAAG GGCAGCAagaagttgaaagaaaataatcCAACCGCAACGGTGCTATCTACTATTACATCGCCTAAGGTAGTCTCCTTTGCACCTAAGACCAATGGCTTGGTTACAAGATTTGGCCTGTCCTGGAAGCCATGTCTTGAAAAAGAATTTGCCAAGGATTACTTTCAAAAG CTAAGTGAATttgttaaacaagaaaagaCAAAACACACCATCTATCCTAAAATCGAGGACGTGTTTGCATGGACTACAGCATGCAGATTGAATGATGTAAAGGTGGTTATACTTGGCCAAGATCCTTATCATGGAGTTAACCAGGCACATG GTCTCTGCTTCAGTGTGCCACCAGGTGTTGCTATGCCACCTAGTCTTCAAAACATCTACAAAGAACTTGCTAGTGATATTCCTGGTTTCAAGGCACCAAATCATGGCTACCTCATGGGCTGGGCTCAACAAG GCGTGTTGCTGTTGAATTCTGTGCTGACAGTTCGTGCTGGCTTAGCAAATTCTCACAAAGACAAGGGATGGGAAACGCTTACTGATGCTGTTATCCACTACCTTAATACGAACACTACTAACACGGTATTCATCCTTTGGGGCAGCTATGCTCAAAAGAAAGGTGGACATATAAATAAG AGCAAGCACTGTGTACTAAAAGGAGTGCATCCATCACCACTCGCTGCTCACAGAGGCTTCTTTGGATGTAAACATTTCTCACAAGCCAATAAATACCTTCAAACTCATAATAAGTCACCAGTGGATTGGAATCTTCTACCCGCGCAAAGTTGA